The genomic stretch ttaaattatagataaatgtatgattatattaatacTTATATTGATACTAAATATGAACTTttaagagagggagagaaagagagaaaaagtatctatctttaataaaaacagttcaatattttaaaaaatggtgTACTTAATAAGATTACATTTAAACTTTGAAGTGATTGAACTGAATTTATTACTAGAATACATATGTATGAAAACAtgttaaattttcataaacaaaaaagcataaaaattaaattatttaattatgatacatatttttaatgcattttattattaaagaagTCATGTTTTTCTTAAATTAGTAAACTTTtaggtaaatattttatggtaaTCCAGATTTATCATCCGCAGATTAAcctttttatttgaaaaattgtaaaatatatctatGTTCTGTCAATTAAATCACGTGTAATTCttgtataaagaaatatattattattgaaatgaaaaaattactttttattatggTATTTAGCATTAGTCATATAGGTTAACAAAAATAACACCAGCCATTGTTATAAGTACGTCATTGAAAACAAGTAATTCTCTGAATACTTGTTAAACATCCAATAGCTACTGCTATTATATTATCATTTTAAGTACTAGATAAGAGTTATTTCCGGTTCAATAAAAAAGGCTCGTTTCTGTCTGCGATACAGTACACAATCATACAATTGATACATCGTGCTAGGTTGATTTAACAAATACAAACGATTATCAGTATGGCATCTCAGGTAATGAAATtactaattataataattaaatttttaatttacaattaatagcATATTAGTTAAACAATACAAATTTAAGGTGCACGAATTTAATGTAGAAATGACATGTGAAGGATGTGCCACCGCTGTAACAAATGTACTTAATAAGAAGGAAGGTATGGTTTCaagtttattatatatttatatattttacttaaatttggtagtattttactttttaatttttttcttactaaacatataataattaatttaaattgtatGATAAAGAATGTCAAATACCAAAAACATATGGAAATGTTATTGCATTAAAAAATTGCttaatttagaatttatttttaggTATTAACAATGTACAAGTAGATCTACAAGGAAACAAGGTGTCTGTAACATCTGCACTTCCTTCTGATGAAATATTACAAGTTATTAAGAAAACTGGAAAGTCATGTCAATTTTtaggaataaaaaaataattgtattatagatttaatgttactttttgttatattaaaatttatattttcgttcttctacaaaattattgtattgtatgtagctttttacattaaaatctcaaattttacaaaaaggGTATACCTAAAATTCATCTTTATAACACTGTACtaataaatcaatttaaaaatttatattatattttgaaataattaaccTTAAAAGATACATATTAAgtacaatttaaatatatatcttataaatatttactatttaattatataattgaataacttcataaataaaatacaaaatgttaTTTTCTTAATTCTTCTTCTAGTATTGACAAACGTTGTTCTAAAATGGTAACAGCATCACTTAATGATTGCACTTGCTCATTAAGTGCATCTACTATTTTACTAGAACATGTACCAGGTGATTCTTTAGGTAAGTGTGATATATTCACAATACGCCCTTCTTCAAAAGGTCTTTGATTTCTCATATTTATGactttatattctatattgtCATCTAATACTCCAGTATCTGGTACTTCACAACGaagttttccattttttaaatttatagtaTCAAATTTCTCATGTAATGACTAAAacaataaaatgttttaagttataaaatattatatgaataGATTGTAAATCTCAAAATAATAGTTACTTCTACTTCTTCCTCTCCTCCAGATATATCATCATCTTTATgtgatttttcttccttcatATTTGATTCTGATTCTTTAACAGGTGAAACTAAATGCCGAGACATTTTTCTAGCAACATCATCTTTATCAAAATTTGTTTTCCACATTAATAATTGATGATCTCTACCACCAGAGGCAAAAAATTCTCCATTAGAAGAGAATGTTACTGATGTTACACCAGTACCATTTGCATGACCTTTAAGTGTATAAATTGGGCGACCCTCTAATAAATCTAAAACCtattttatagtttttaataaatgcaatataaaaatgttattaaattaattattattataaaaaagaatcCAATATACCTTCATTGTTGAATCATCAGATGCAGTTAATATGAAGTTTCCTTTTGGGTgaaattttatcatatttacTGAATCTTTGTGAGTTGCATAATGTTGATATAAAGAAGCAGTACGTACATCATATAATTTCACACAGCCAATTATGTTTGCTGATCCAATAACAGAACCACTTGGGTGAAATTCCACATGTGTAGAATAAGCTAGTAAAGATGTTTGAGAACTtgtttttaaacatttttaatagaatataatacattttttaaacatgtatagaaaaaaagaaagaaaaactaatagtttctAATAgcttttaatataaatataggaTATACCTTTTACATCATTAAAGGTTCTAATACATTGTCCACTCGTGACATCccataattttattgttttatcaTCACTACAAGAGACTATAAGTCTACCATCAGAAGAAAATCTAGCACATCTGACCCAGCTTGTGTGACATGTAAATGACATAAGAAATCTTCTTTGACATACCATCCATAATTTAACACTTTTGTCATCTGATGCAGTAATTAACTATTTATaaaaacatacatatatgcatataaatttaaatatgtgtTAAAGTAAGTTACCATTTCTATcatcatataaaatataagtaCCTTTTCCCCATCTGGACTAAATTGTACTGATCTAACAGCTCCTGAATGTGCTTTAAAATCTAAGCATTGTCCTGTTATTTTAGGTACCCAAATTCTAACAGATCTATCTTTGGAAGCACTAGCTATGACTTCGCCTGATGGTGCATAAGTGACATCAAAAACTACATCTTTATGCCCAAGGAATCTGCAAGCTCTCACAGACTCTTTCAAATTCCATAATATTATACTTTTGTCTGAACTACTTGATACTAATTGAGTAGTTTCAGGATGGAAACATAAGCTTGTGATAGTATTTTCATGGCCTTTAAAGTGTTTTTCTATTGTAGGATCGCAAGCAGTTCTGATCATCGTTctaatacaataaataaattgtgtaaaattctaacaaaatattttcacgtagtattagaaaaattattaatatcctTAACCTAAATGCACTAATTAGCGTACATATAAAGTATTCAATACTATATATATTGTCTTGATaataatacgtatattttaaatataatttattcaatcttaatgaatttaaaaaaaaacaatgaTTACCTCTGTTTAATCACATTGATTATCGTTATAACCGtattataattgttttataGATGCACTTGCATTTTGTTATATCcgcaatatataaaatatgtatatacaattctattataaatattgagatataatattttgcacAAACACTATATATCAacttaaatgtaatatatcaaatatttcaagattTTAACCATGTTTAATTTGAAACGAATTTTCACTACGTTAA from Bombus huntii isolate Logan2020A chromosome 8, iyBomHunt1.1, whole genome shotgun sequence encodes the following:
- the LOC126868270 gene encoding copper transport protein ATOX1 homolog, which produces MASQVHEFNVEMTCEGCATAVTNVLNKKEGINNVQVDLQGNKVSVTSALPSDEILQVIKKTGKSCQFLGIKK
- the LOC126868244 gene encoding POC1 centriolar protein homolog A, which gives rise to MIRTACDPTIEKHFKGHENTITSLCFHPETTQLVSSSSDKSIILWNLKESVRACRFLGHKDVVFDVTYAPSGEVIASASKDRSVRIWVPKITGQCLDFKAHSGAVRSVQFSPDGEKLITASDDKSVKLWMVCQRRFLMSFTCHTSWVRCARFSSDGRLIVSCSDDKTIKLWDVTSGQCIRTFNDVKAYSTHVEFHPSGSVIGSANIIGCVKLYDVRTASLYQHYATHKDSVNMIKFHPKGNFILTASDDSTMKVLDLLEGRPIYTLKGHANGTGVTSVTFSSNGEFFASGGRDHQLLMWKTNFDKDDVARKMSRHLVSPVKESESNMKEEKSHKDDDISGGEEEVESLHEKFDTINLKNGKLRCEVPDTGVLDDNIEYKVINMRNQRPFEEGRIVNISHLPKESPGTCSSKIVDALNEQVQSLSDAVTILEQRLSILEEELRK